From a region of the Colias croceus chromosome 14, ilColCroc2.1 genome:
- the LOC123697386 gene encoding uncharacterized protein LOC123697386, whose translation MASLVIFFIIFHVVSGDQNLKRESVIDHLTNGMKFAKDFLGSESVAMKVADFVVRAFQPKKNPTSQRKHPINEEYPSTSSLHSEENYSNDKYQNYDVNESPNLLSPWRHLVKLLGLQTNQISAVAVNALIFIAQMITTFLSGPKRPNRQQRSDDLSTWMLNKDSKKLQELLATAKNESLPDLLEDLIRKEESEDTSCIQLLVCKITPFVNKMQKTVFGNDEIVNNENGGSTALYRHLPSQEEFKSQSQLCEKRFKECNLNE comes from the exons ATGGCGTCGcttgtgatattttttattatttttcatgttGTATCTGGagatcaaaatttaaaacgtgAAAGTGTGATTGATCATTTGACTAATGGCATGAAGTTTGCTAAAGATTTTTTGg GATCAGAATCGGTAGCAATGAAAGTGGCCGATTTCGTCGTTCGTGCATTCCAGCCTAAGAAAAATCCCACATCACAAAGAAAACATCCAATCAATGAAGAATATCCTTCTACGAGCTCTCTGCACTCAGaagaaaattattcaaatgacAAATATCAGAATTATGATGTAAATGAATCCCCAAACCTTTTATCTCCATGGCGGCACTTGGTCAAGTTATTGGGCTTACAAACAAATCAAATCAGTGCTGTTGCTGTTAATGCCTTGATTTTCATCGCGCAAATG aTAACGACATTTTTATCTGGTCCAAAACGTCCAAACAGACAGCAGCGTTCTGATGATTTATCAACATGGATGTTAAATAAAGACTCGAAAAAATTACAAGAGCTGCTTGCAACTGCGAAAAACGAATCATTGCCTGATTTACTAGAAGACCTTATACGGAAAGAGGAATCTGAAGATACTAGTTGCATTCAGCTATTGGTATGCAAAATAACTCCATTTGTGAACAAAATGCAAAAAACTGTGTTTGGGAACGACGAGATTGTAAACAATGAAAACGGAGGATCGACTGCATTATACCGCCATCTGCCGTCACAAGAAGAATTTAAAAGCCAGAGTCAGTTGTGTGAGAAACGGTTCAAAGAGtgcaatttaaatgaataa
- the LOC123697211 gene encoding homeobox protein DBX1-B-like codes for MTSVNSEVNSSKLKFSVDSILGNNDSSAQVSETRPQEPPCAGCVAALYRCCRDEPSLLQLQLPLPYAHLHPALRPTTVYRLPLPSSSPPHSSTPRCDVTSTGKRKRSWSRAVFSNLQRKGLERRFQIQKYITKPDRRQLAATLGLTDAQVKVWFQNRRMKWRHTKEGRAGINSVGSGRDPDSTANEDNEDIDVDTLSD; via the exons ATGACGTCGGTGAACAGTGAAGTTAACTCGTCGAAGTTGAAGTTTAGTGTGGATAGTATATTGGGGAACAATGATTCGAGTGCGCAGGTGTCGGAGACGAGGCCGCAGGAGCCGCCTTGTGCTGGATGTGTCGCGGCTCTGTACAGGTGTTGCAGAGACGAACCATCTCTGCTGCAGCTCCAGCTACCTTTACCCTATGCTCATTTGCATCCAGCGTTGAGGCCTACTACAG TATACCGATTACCACTGCCATCATCATCACCGCCGCACTCGTCAACCCCACGTTGTGACGTCACGTCCACAGGCAAAAGAAAAAGGTCCTGGTCACGAGCAGTGTTCAGCAATTTGCAGAGAAAAGGGTTAGAGAGACGGTTCCAAATACAGAAGTATATCACGAAGCCTGATCGGCGGCAGCTTGCTGCTACATTGGGGCTGACTGATGCTCAG GTAAAAGTGTGGTTCCAAAACCGTCGCATGAAATGGCGGCACACGAAAGAGGGTCGAGCGGGCATCAACTCGGTCGGGAGCGGGCGGGACCCGGACTCCACCGCCAACGAGGACAACGAAGATATCGATGTGGATACTCTTAGTGATTAG
- the LOC123697580 gene encoding uncharacterized protein LOC123697580, whose protein sequence is MLFVLLLLLACKTISSEVTKEVQLLNELSIEKLLQLKNSFKDMTTEYYNTTVTTPSYMENFGAQAMAMRAPPIKRADYEDGLYKKEGNSKLSNIFSMSVTTLAFLAFGGYLLCLIVHAMRAKHNTTSVVTPQPTIFVNAGIKRPQTQFAASYGRRKREVENLPEVILPPEEMFSALLQVCEGYVKWNENNN, encoded by the coding sequence atgttatttgttttactaCTATTGCTAGCATGCAAAACAATATCAAGTGAAGTGACTAAAGAAGTTCAATTATTGAATGAGTTATCCATAGAAAAGTTATTGCAACTGAAAAATTCGTTCAAGGATATGACAACAGAATACTACAATACTACAGTGACTACACCAAGTTATATGGAAAATTTCGGGGCACAAGCAATGGCCATGCGAGCTCCTCCCATAAAAAGAGCAGACTATGAAGATGGACTGTACAAGAAAGAAGGCAACAGTAAGCTAagcaatatattttcaatgtcaGTGACCACATTGGCGTTTTTGGCATTCGGTGGATATTTGTTATGTTTGATAGTACATGCAATGAGGGCGAAACATAATACTACGTCCGTGGTAACTCCACAACCGACGATTTTTGTAAATGCTGGCATAAAACGACCACAAACGCAGTTCGCTGCATCATATGGTCGGAGAAAGAGGGAGGTGGAGAATTTACCTGAAGTGATTTTGCCGCCAGAAGAAATGTTTTCAGCATTGTTGCAAGTCTGTGAGGGTTATGTTAAATGGAATGAAAATAACAATTGA